One window of the Thermococcus sp. P6 genome contains the following:
- a CDS encoding heavy metal-binding domain-containing protein: MDVILTTTEGIPGYRVVEIKGLARGGIVKATHIGRDIMAFFKNLKGGEVQEYTQMLAEAREEALRRMMLHAKEMGANAVVGVRFMTSSVASGMAEIYAYGTAVVVEKEE; this comes from the coding sequence ATGGACGTTATCCTAACGACAACCGAGGGGATTCCGGGCTACCGGGTGGTGGAGATTAAAGGCCTCGCCCGGGGTGGCATCGTGAAGGCGACCCACATAGGGAGGGACATAATGGCCTTCTTCAAGAACCTCAAGGGAGGAGAGGTTCAGGAGTACACGCAGATGCTGGCCGAGGCGAGGGAGGAGGCCCTCAGGAGGATGATGCTCCACGCCAAGGAGATGGGTGCAAACGCCGTTGTGGGAGTTCGTTTTATGACTTCCTCCGTTGCATCGGGCATGGCGGAGATATACGCCTACGGAACCGCGGTGGTCGTCGAGAAGGAGGAGTGA
- a CDS encoding glycosyltransferase, whose amino-acid sequence MKISVIVPTYNERENLEELFERIDRALRGYDYEIVVVDDDSPDGTWKFATGLSDRYPVKVIRRTREKGLSSAVIRGFREAEGDVFVVMDADLQHPPEVIPELLRAIEGGADIAVASRYVPGGGVKNWYWYRRLISRGAIMIGRLALPKIRNVRDPVSGFFALRREVVENVDLNPVGFKILLEILIKGNYGKVAEVPFTFGLRKAGESKLGTGTIFNYLRHIYRLMRWEGEMDRLIKFTLVGLSGVLVNEGFLWLFVSTFGWDKVLANVPATELAILNNFIWNDLWTFRDLKRKPFWSRIASFHVAALTGAIFQWIVYVALMFLGIHYLIANLLGIVVSFVVRFLFNRHVTWG is encoded by the coding sequence GTGAAGATCAGCGTCATAGTTCCCACTTACAACGAACGCGAGAACCTCGAGGAGCTTTTTGAGAGGATCGATCGGGCTTTGAGAGGTTACGATTACGAGATCGTTGTGGTGGACGATGATTCCCCCGACGGAACGTGGAAGTTCGCAACCGGGCTTTCGGATAGGTATCCCGTTAAAGTGATAAGACGCACCCGGGAGAAGGGACTCTCCTCGGCGGTTATAAGGGGTTTCAGGGAAGCCGAAGGGGACGTTTTCGTGGTGATGGATGCAGACCTTCAGCATCCCCCCGAGGTGATACCCGAACTCCTGAGGGCCATTGAAGGGGGCGCTGACATTGCGGTGGCGAGCAGGTACGTTCCCGGGGGCGGCGTTAAGAACTGGTACTGGTACAGAAGGCTCATCTCCAGAGGGGCCATAATGATAGGTCGCCTCGCCCTGCCCAAGATAAGGAACGTCAGGGACCCGGTAAGCGGTTTCTTCGCCCTCAGAAGGGAGGTCGTCGAGAACGTTGACCTGAACCCCGTCGGGTTCAAGATCCTGCTGGAGATCCTGATCAAGGGGAACTACGGGAAAGTTGCCGAGGTCCCCTTCACCTTCGGGCTTAGAAAGGCCGGCGAGAGCAAGCTCGGGACCGGAACGATCTTTAACTACCTCAGGCACATCTACAGGCTCATGCGCTGGGAAGGAGAAATGGACAGGCTGATTAAGTTCACCCTCGTCGGTCTCTCGGGGGTTCTGGTCAACGAGGGCTTCCTGTGGCTCTTCGTCAGCACGTTTGGATGGGACAAGGTTCTGGCCAACGTTCCGGCGACCGAGCTGGCGATCCTGAACAACTTCATCTGGAACGACCTCTGGACGTTCAGGGACCTTAAAAGAAAGCCCTTCTGGAGTAGAATCGCCAGCTTCCACGTGGCAGCCCTCACGGGGGCGATCTTCCAGTGGATCGTCTACGTTGCCCTGATGTTCCTTGGAATCCATTACCTGATCGCAAACCTGCTCGGAATAGTCGTCTCCTTCGTCGTGCGTTTCCTTTTCAACAGGCATGTAACGTGGGGTTAA
- a CDS encoding YhfC family glutamic-type intramembrane protease has translation MYLLPFPVLGGLLAWATIYFMGFKRQRWGELLLGLAAFFIAMILQNPLQQLPLLGMGIKSNADVIARGTAFVAGVSLWLGLVAGVVQEGVKYLLVKGKSLNAGLFMGLGFGITEVFFIVAMSVVGSLTTGEALEVQPGTALLSMVERYFAVLFHVGTGIYLAHSYTKGRGRTGLVAMIGLHTLIDSLSAYYQLTKSAAILYGVEVVVALSALGLLYLTVPKVKAEPPEEERVLW, from the coding sequence ATGTATCTACTTCCCTTCCCGGTGCTGGGGGGCCTTCTCGCGTGGGCAACGATTTACTTCATGGGGTTTAAGAGGCAGAGGTGGGGGGAGCTACTCCTCGGTCTGGCGGCTTTCTTCATCGCGATGATCCTCCAGAACCCCCTCCAGCAGTTGCCCCTTCTGGGAATGGGAATAAAGTCCAACGCGGATGTGATTGCCAGAGGAACGGCCTTCGTCGCCGGTGTTTCCCTGTGGCTCGGGCTCGTTGCGGGGGTCGTGCAGGAGGGGGTGAAGTACCTTCTGGTGAAGGGAAAAAGCCTCAACGCCGGTCTTTTCATGGGGCTTGGCTTCGGTATAACGGAGGTCTTCTTCATAGTTGCTATGAGCGTTGTGGGTTCCCTGACGACGGGGGAGGCGCTGGAAGTACAGCCCGGCACGGCTCTGCTTTCGATGGTTGAGCGCTACTTTGCAGTTCTCTTCCACGTTGGAACAGGGATTTACCTCGCTCACTCCTACACGAAAGGGCGGGGAAGAACGGGGCTTGTGGCTATGATAGGGCTTCACACGCTCATCGATTCCCTTTCGGCCTATTACCAGCTAACGAAAAGCGCGGCCATCCTGTACGGGGTTGAGGTTGTGGTGGCCCTCTCGGCACTGGGACTGCTCTACCTCACCGTTCCGAAGGTGAAGGCGGAACCCCCGGAGGAGGAGAGGGTTCTCTGGTGA
- a CDS encoding ATPase domain-containing protein has translation MELIPTGISGLDRALSGGFSRGTSVLIAGNPGTGKTHLAIHVLYNNMKRGLKGAYVSFAEGKNHFYQNALESGVDLEEMEKKGLFRFYDMLTLPKEEIKGFIDFLIEDIVEWKPDVIVFDSITVLGQVLGRVMLRLFLHSIVGRLVNALNSVAILIGEIPYGEKKVGFGMEEFVVDGVILLEMERKGEVIKRYLTIPKMRGRGITKSAYEYVITNSGIEVLPIPELKFTKKLLNSSERISTGIKELDDLLGGGIYRGSLTMITGPTGSGKTILAFTIASAVAESGKNVLYVTFEESRGALLETMRKLDLKGAVDVVALVPEARTPLQYYVNIMNLVKERNAEVLVIDSISAMKWHMEEADFVKTLRYLQLIAKDTGLTLLLTHIGSNAMEMASTGFSTLVDGIIVLNYSLPRNVGESMRRHILVLKSRHSEHKTTLREFRIGKGGILIE, from the coding sequence ATGGAACTCATACCAACAGGCATTTCGGGTCTGGATAGGGCATTATCCGGGGGCTTTTCTAGGGGTACGAGTGTCCTGATAGCCGGGAACCCCGGAACTGGAAAGACTCACCTGGCAATACACGTTCTTTACAACAACATGAAAAGGGGTCTCAAAGGAGCTTACGTTTCCTTTGCCGAGGGCAAAAACCATTTCTACCAGAACGCCCTCGAGAGCGGGGTGGATCTCGAGGAGATGGAGAAGAAGGGCCTCTTCAGGTTCTACGATATGCTGACCCTTCCTAAAGAGGAGATCAAAGGTTTCATAGATTTCCTCATTGAGGACATCGTCGAGTGGAAACCTGATGTGATCGTTTTTGACTCGATCACGGTTCTCGGTCAGGTTCTGGGCAGGGTTATGCTCAGGTTGTTTCTGCACTCCATAGTGGGCAGGCTGGTGAATGCCCTGAATAGTGTTGCGATACTTATCGGTGAAATACCATACGGAGAGAAAAAGGTAGGCTTCGGTATGGAGGAGTTCGTTGTTGACGGGGTGATACTCCTCGAGATGGAGAGAAAGGGTGAGGTTATAAAGAGGTACCTGACGATCCCGAAGATGAGGGGCCGCGGGATAACGAAAAGCGCTTACGAGTACGTGATAACCAATAGCGGAATCGAAGTACTACCAATACCGGAGTTGAAGTTCACGAAAAAACTCCTCAATAGCTCGGAGAGGATATCGACAGGAATCAAAGAACTGGATGACCTGCTCGGAGGCGGCATTTACAGGGGCAGCCTAACAATGATAACCGGTCCCACGGGGAGCGGCAAGACGATACTGGCCTTCACCATAGCATCGGCCGTTGCGGAAAGCGGGAAGAACGTCCTTTACGTAACCTTCGAGGAAAGCAGGGGAGCACTGCTGGAAACCATGAGAAAACTCGATCTCAAGGGTGCTGTTGACGTTGTGGCACTCGTACCGGAAGCGAGAACTCCCCTCCAGTATTACGTCAATATCATGAACCTTGTGAAGGAGAGGAATGCTGAGGTTCTCGTCATAGACTCCATATCTGCCATGAAATGGCACATGGAAGAGGCGGATTTTGTGAAAACATTAAGGTACCTCCAGCTTATAGCGAAGGATACCGGTTTAACCCTGCTGTTAACGCACATAGGTTCGAATGCAATGGAGATGGCGTCAACGGGCTTCAGCACATTGGTGGATGGTATTATAGTACTTAACTACTCCCTCCCCCGGAATGTGGGCGAATCGATGAGAAGACACATCCTCGTCCTGAAGTCGAGGCACTCTGAACATAAAACCACACTCCGGGAGTTCAGAATAGGGAAGGGGGGGATCCTAATTGAATAA
- a CDS encoding METTL5 family protein has product MKKKHLAMILSKLEGFKDPKPELEQYRTPGDVAAEMLWLALSMGDLEGRVIADLGAGTGILTVGACLLGAKKVYAVEVDRPALKVLERNVGLYGFEDRVEVIQSDVSEFSEGVDSVIMNPPFGSQNPKADRKFLLKAFEISDVVYSIHLAKPEVRRFIERFAGDFSFSITHKITVPFEIPAQFFFHRKKLERIKVDIYRFSRV; this is encoded by the coding sequence ATGAAAAAGAAGCATCTTGCGATGATTCTCTCAAAACTGGAGGGGTTTAAGGACCCCAAACCGGAGCTTGAGCAGTATAGAACGCCCGGGGATGTTGCCGCGGAAATGCTGTGGCTGGCCCTCTCGATGGGGGACTTAGAGGGTAGGGTGATTGCCGATCTCGGTGCAGGTACTGGAATTTTGACGGTCGGTGCGTGCCTTCTGGGGGCAAAGAAAGTTTACGCCGTTGAGGTTGATAGGCCCGCTCTCAAGGTTCTTGAGAGAAACGTGGGGCTTTACGGTTTTGAGGATCGCGTCGAGGTAATTCAATCGGACGTCTCGGAATTTTCGGAGGGGGTGGATAGCGTTATAATGAACCCGCCCTTTGGCAGTCAGAATCCAAAGGCGGACAGAAAGTTCCTTTTAAAGGCCTTTGAGATAAGCGACGTGGTTTATTCAATCCACCTCGCCAAACCCGAGGTCAGGCGCTTCATCGAAAGGTTCGCCGGGGACTTCAGCTTTTCAATAACGCACAAAATAACGGTTCCATTTGAGATTCCGGCCCAGTTCTTCTTCCACAGGAAAAAGCTGGAAAGAATAAAGGTGGACATATACCGATTCTCCAGAGTTTAG
- a CDS encoding metallophosphoesterase: protein MDSFEALSLELETPRGRTLLIADPHIGFEFSRGLRLRTRFEERLAEFVVERDPDLLVILGDVKEPIGLSFSTKRLLKDFFSDLRGIPVVITKGNHDGRIEEVARGFPNVEVVEHFLTGDALFIHGHRNLPDLEFAEAYLGHIHPAYTLRNGGTVRKVKVFLRVERFLVLPTINPYIEGFDVEKGIRMVPFLKDAKEGELFLPEGIHLGSLRFRTPAGKAY from the coding sequence ATGGATTCCTTCGAGGCCCTGTCCCTCGAGCTCGAAACCCCCCGCGGGAGGACCCTTTTGATAGCCGATCCCCACATCGGCTTTGAGTTCTCGAGGGGGCTAAGGCTGAGGACCCGCTTCGAGGAGAGACTCGCGGAGTTCGTCGTCGAAAGGGACCCGGACCTTCTCGTCATCCTCGGAGACGTTAAGGAACCAATAGGTTTGAGCTTCTCAACGAAAAGACTTCTGAAGGACTTCTTTTCGGATCTCAGGGGAATACCTGTCGTTATCACAAAGGGCAACCACGACGGAAGGATAGAGGAGGTGGCCAGAGGGTTCCCCAACGTCGAGGTGGTCGAGCATTTCCTCACGGGGGATGCCCTGTTCATCCACGGCCACAGGAACCTGCCGGACCTCGAGTTTGCCGAGGCCTACCTCGGCCACATACACCCCGCTTACACCCTGAGGAACGGGGGGACGGTGAGAAAGGTTAAGGTCTTTCTCAGGGTGGAGAGGTTCCTCGTTCTACCGACGATCAATCCCTACATAGAGGGCTTCGACGTTGAGAAGGGGATAAGAATGGTGCCCTTTTTGAAGGACGCGAAGGAAGGAGAGCTCTTCCTGCCGGAGGGCATTCACCTTGGCTCCCTTCGGTTCCGAACCCCTGCGGGCAAAGCTTATTAA
- a CDS encoding NitrOD5 domain-containing protein, giving the protein MNKFNAKSAIVVATAEEVLKTLGPYFEITIRTYLESKYGKGIEYVGEDPRRFYEAIRDLFGEFAAKMFIYNLVRELGIPVRSRETEQLLKGLEEYLGGE; this is encoded by the coding sequence TTGAATAAATTCAACGCGAAGAGTGCCATAGTAGTGGCCACCGCCGAAGAGGTTCTCAAAACCCTCGGGCCATATTTCGAAATCACCATACGTACTTACCTTGAATCCAAGTACGGGAAGGGTATAGAGTACGTTGGAGAGGATCCCCGCAGGTTCTACGAAGCCATCAGAGATCTCTTCGGGGAGTTCGCAGCCAAGATGTTTATCTACAACCTTGTGAGGGAACTGGGTATTCCGGTTAGATCACGCGAGACGGAGCAACTTCTAAAAGGTCTGGAGGAGTATCTCGGTGGTGAATGA
- a CDS encoding ATPase domain-containing protein: protein MYAGELLKNLDRVSTGIPGLDDIIGGGFIPGRVYIVIGPPGSGKTTFGVQFLVEGARNGDKGLFISLLHHPRIIVQDMMRYSFGLLDHVKSGRIMFYDMGESIFRAGRRFTWMEMLENILRIIEAQDVKRVFIDSFTSLEYSALDPDHERMALGRFIRRLHEMEITCLMASEMMSSEKYTEHHYLADGVIILHHFMKNYKMVRALQVLKMHGVDHDTNLKKLRFTVEGLKVYPEAPF, encoded by the coding sequence ATGTACGCGGGTGAGCTCCTCAAAAATCTCGACAGGGTTTCAACGGGAATTCCCGGACTGGACGATATCATCGGAGGCGGGTTCATCCCGGGCAGGGTTTACATAGTGATAGGTCCTCCCGGAAGCGGTAAGACGACCTTTGGAGTTCAGTTCCTTGTGGAAGGAGCCCGGAATGGCGATAAGGGACTGTTCATATCCCTCCTCCATCACCCCCGGATAATAGTCCAGGATATGATGCGGTACAGCTTCGGTCTTCTCGACCACGTCAAGTCCGGGAGGATAATGTTCTACGATATGGGGGAGAGCATCTTCAGGGCCGGGAGGAGGTTTACGTGGATGGAGATGCTCGAGAACATCCTCCGCATCATAGAGGCGCAGGACGTTAAGAGGGTCTTCATAGATTCCTTCACCTCGCTTGAGTACTCCGCCCTCGACCCGGATCACGAGAGGATGGCCCTTGGAAGGTTCATACGAAGGCTTCACGAGATGGAGATAACCTGTCTTATGGCCTCCGAGATGATGAGCTCTGAGAAGTACACGGAGCATCACTATCTCGCCGATGGGGTCATAATACTTCATCACTTCATGAAAAACTACAAAATGGTAAGGGCCCTGCAGGTCCTGAAGATGCACGGAGTTGACCATGATACCAACCTCAAGAAGCTCCGCTTCACGGTGGAGGGTCTGAAGGTCTACCCGGAGGCACCCTTCTGA
- a CDS encoding nitrilase — MKIAYVQMEPLFLEPERNYSRAEELIREAADRGAELIVLPELFDTGYNFESREEVEEVAGEIPDGPTTEFLMELSRELGVFLVAGTAEKDEKGRLYNSAVVTGPIGSSYIGKYRKVHLFHRERLFFSPGDLGFRVFNTGTAKIGVMICFDWFFPESARTLALKGAEVIAHPSNLVMPYAPRAMPIRALENRVYTITANRVGEERGLRFIGKSTIASPRAEVLAMGSEDSEEVGVVDVDLSVARDKRLNDINHIFRDRRPEFYSL; from the coding sequence ATGAAGATAGCCTACGTTCAGATGGAACCCCTTTTCCTCGAGCCCGAGAGGAACTACTCCAGAGCGGAGGAGCTGATACGGGAAGCGGCCGATAGGGGGGCAGAACTAATCGTCCTGCCGGAGCTCTTCGACACAGGTTATAACTTCGAGAGCCGGGAGGAGGTGGAGGAGGTCGCAGGTGAGATCCCTGACGGCCCGACGACCGAGTTTCTGATGGAGCTTTCAAGGGAGCTCGGGGTGTTTCTGGTGGCGGGAACGGCGGAGAAGGACGAGAAGGGCAGGCTCTACAATTCGGCCGTGGTAACGGGTCCGATTGGAAGCAGCTACATTGGCAAATACCGCAAGGTTCACCTCTTCCATCGCGAGAGGCTCTTCTTCAGCCCCGGTGACCTCGGCTTTCGGGTCTTCAACACGGGTACTGCCAAGATCGGGGTCATGATATGCTTCGACTGGTTCTTCCCCGAATCGGCGAGAACCCTCGCCCTAAAGGGGGCCGAAGTAATAGCCCACCCGAGCAACCTCGTGATGCCCTACGCTCCAAGGGCTATGCCCATAAGAGCCCTCGAGAACCGTGTTTACACGATAACCGCCAACAGGGTGGGCGAGGAGAGGGGGTTGCGCTTCATAGGTAAGAGCACGATAGCCTCCCCCCGGGCGGAAGTTCTCGCAATGGGGAGCGAGGACAGCGAAGAGGTGGGGGTCGTTGACGTTGACCTGAGCGTCGCGAGGGATAAACGGCTCAACGACATCAACCACATCTTCCGGGACAGAAGGCCCGAGTTCTACTCGCTCTAA
- a CDS encoding DUF4910 domain-containing protein codes for MRHFLEDARVFDPSRVLDNIAGIGRFHRIQGSKELLEAVRFIREELRILGIKTELYEEFYDGKSRFLTLKSPIAWDLIGGRVELMGETLTTSLTPLVVMAHSPAGKARARVVHVSSDEDWKNVRGKIVLVDRDWRDAYRKAVENGAAGFIAYRRGTGDAIPYIGLFLTKEDLERAKIPAVAVPESLAMKVIEKLNSGEEVEAFIEVEAEVRERQVLPILYAEIGKEPFILFTAHVCHPRPGANDNASGSAMLIELARVLGQLYEESFRFGFAFLWVPEYYGSQAFVERHARLERYYAVINLDMVGGSEDRAGSTIMLVRTPLSRFSIISGLLEYFLELANGGEGLSGIPKMKLKAYPYEMGSDHDVFNFFGVPATMPITWPDRFYHSSEDSIEKVSRTSLEVIGRAVLATALALAKAGEGELRRFARGYAMRYLGELSLDRDTEEAEKLVMMGLARDSRFLGIEMGHPFERRPWIRWVEKGLISGELVRSVDEKAYGEFRELTRDRKTLLHLHELLMLGELLPEKEAMEALKEEFGEVDTEKLKKLLNLLEGMGIVERL; via the coding sequence ATGAGGCACTTTCTGGAGGATGCCAGAGTTTTTGATCCCTCGCGGGTTCTTGATAACATAGCCGGGATAGGCAGGTTCCACAGGATACAGGGCTCGAAGGAGCTTCTCGAGGCGGTTCGCTTCATCAGGGAGGAGCTGAGAATACTTGGAATTAAGACCGAGCTCTACGAGGAGTTTTACGATGGAAAAAGTCGCTTCCTAACCCTGAAATCTCCGATAGCATGGGACCTTATAGGTGGAAGGGTGGAGCTCATGGGAGAAACCCTCACCACATCCCTGACCCCTCTCGTTGTGATGGCCCATTCACCGGCCGGGAAAGCGAGGGCGAGAGTGGTTCACGTGAGCAGCGATGAGGACTGGAAAAACGTGCGTGGAAAGATCGTCCTCGTGGACAGGGACTGGCGCGACGCCTACCGGAAGGCTGTCGAGAACGGAGCGGCCGGCTTCATCGCGTATCGGAGGGGCACGGGAGATGCAATCCCCTACATCGGGCTATTCCTCACGAAGGAAGACCTCGAGCGGGCGAAGATACCTGCGGTCGCCGTTCCGGAGAGTCTGGCGATGAAGGTTATTGAAAAACTGAACTCCGGCGAGGAGGTTGAAGCTTTTATCGAGGTCGAGGCAGAGGTAAGAGAGCGTCAGGTTCTTCCAATTCTCTATGCTGAGATCGGGAAGGAGCCCTTCATCCTCTTTACGGCCCACGTCTGCCATCCAAGGCCCGGCGCCAACGACAACGCCAGCGGAAGTGCCATGCTCATCGAACTGGCGAGGGTTCTCGGGCAGCTCTACGAGGAGTCATTCCGCTTCGGCTTTGCATTCCTGTGGGTGCCTGAATACTACGGCAGTCAGGCCTTCGTGGAGAGGCACGCCAGACTTGAGAGGTACTACGCGGTCATAAACCTCGACATGGTCGGGGGAAGTGAGGACAGGGCCGGCTCCACGATAATGCTCGTTAGGACACCGCTATCGAGGTTCTCGATAATCTCGGGTCTCCTCGAGTACTTCCTCGAGCTGGCGAACGGTGGAGAGGGGTTGAGCGGGATTCCTAAGATGAAGCTGAAGGCCTACCCCTACGAGATGGGAAGCGACCACGATGTTTTCAACTTCTTCGGGGTTCCGGCTACGATGCCGATAACGTGGCCCGACCGCTTTTACCACTCCAGTGAAGACAGCATCGAAAAGGTGAGCAGGACCTCTCTGGAGGTTATAGGCCGGGCAGTTCTGGCTACCGCTCTGGCCCTTGCGAAGGCCGGGGAAGGGGAGCTAAGGCGCTTTGCACGGGGCTACGCTATGAGGTACCTCGGGGAGCTTTCCCTCGATAGAGACACGGAGGAGGCTGAAAAACTCGTAATGATGGGCCTCGCGAGGGATTCCAGATTCCTGGGGATTGAAATGGGCCACCCCTTCGAGCGGAGGCCGTGGATAAGGTGGGTAGAGAAGGGACTGATCTCCGGTGAACTCGTGAGGAGCGTTGATGAAAAGGCCTACGGGGAATTCAGGGAACTCACCAGGGACAGGAAAACGCTCCTGCACCTCCATGAGCTTCTCATGCTCGGCGAGCTCCTCCCGGAGAAGGAGGCCATGGAAGCCCTGAAAGAGGAGTTCGGAGAGGTTGACACTGAGAAGCTCAAAAAACTCCTGAACCTTCTGGAGGGGATGGGGATCGTGGAAAGGCTTTAG
- the dph2 gene encoding diphthamide biosynthesis enzyme Dph2, protein MHEIPDREIREALRELKAERVLIQTPEGLKREAQFLADFLEENGIDAIISGEVNYGACDPADREAKMLGCDALIHLGHSYMQLNLEVPTIFVPAFAKVDPLPALEKNLDEIRKLGKRIALVTTAQHIHRLEDIREFLREKGFVALVGEGDSRVSWPGQVLGCNFSAAKVDAEGVLFVGAGYFHPLGVALATGKRTLAVNPYSGDATWMDEEAERLIRKRWAQIAKAMDAQRFGIVVSTKKGQLRLAEARKTLKLLREHGRYARLIAMNHINYASLEGFDFDAYVVVACPRVPIDDAENWRKPVLTPKEVELLLGLREEYEFDEIPGGERKGEEPFGISVKR, encoded by the coding sequence ATGCACGAAATTCCGGATCGCGAGATACGGGAGGCCCTCAGGGAGCTTAAAGCCGAACGCGTTCTCATCCAGACCCCCGAGGGACTGAAGAGGGAAGCTCAATTCCTTGCAGATTTTCTTGAGGAGAACGGAATAGATGCCATAATAAGCGGCGAGGTAAATTACGGTGCCTGCGATCCGGCAGATAGGGAAGCAAAAATGCTCGGATGCGACGCTTTAATCCATCTCGGCCACTCCTACATGCAACTCAACCTTGAGGTTCCGACGATATTCGTTCCGGCCTTCGCCAAGGTCGATCCCCTTCCGGCCCTTGAGAAGAACCTCGACGAGATCCGGAAGCTCGGGAAGAGGATAGCCCTCGTCACGACCGCACAGCACATCCACCGCCTCGAAGATATCAGGGAGTTCCTCAGAGAGAAAGGCTTCGTTGCACTCGTTGGCGAGGGCGATTCAAGGGTGAGCTGGCCCGGACAGGTCCTCGGGTGCAACTTCTCAGCTGCAAAGGTGGACGCCGAAGGGGTTCTCTTCGTTGGTGCGGGCTACTTCCATCCGCTGGGCGTTGCCCTCGCCACGGGAAAGCGGACTCTGGCGGTAAACCCCTACTCGGGTGACGCGACGTGGATGGACGAGGAAGCGGAGCGCCTTATAAGGAAGCGATGGGCGCAGATAGCGAAGGCGATGGATGCCCAGAGGTTCGGTATAGTAGTTAGCACGAAGAAGGGACAGCTCCGCCTTGCTGAGGCGAGAAAAACCCTTAAACTCCTCCGCGAGCACGGAAGGTACGCAAGGCTCATAGCTATGAACCACATAAACTATGCCTCCCTTGAAGGTTTTGACTTCGATGCCTACGTCGTCGTTGCCTGTCCGAGGGTGCCCATAGACGACGCTGAAAACTGGAGGAAACCCGTTTTAACCCCAAAAGAAGTTGAACTTTTGCTGGGATTGAGAGAAGAATATGAGTTTGACGAGATTCCGGGGGGAGAGAGGAAGGGAGAGGAGCCCTTTGGAATCAGCGTTAAGCGATAG
- a CDS encoding transcriptional regulator, with amino-acid sequence MGEIYERFEALLRSLGVKRTGLRIYRLLLERNEPMRIAEIRQELGISERSVREHVMNLYRRGLLKRKLIQRGWLGYVYTAASPGEVLERIKENLITRINELQRELDEGSLD; translated from the coding sequence ATGGGGGAGATTTACGAGAGGTTCGAGGCACTGCTCCGTTCGCTGGGCGTTAAAAGGACCGGGCTGAGAATATACCGCCTCCTGCTCGAGAGAAACGAGCCTATGAGGATAGCCGAGATAAGGCAAGAGCTCGGGATAAGCGAGCGTTCCGTCAGGGAGCACGTTATGAACCTTTACAGAAGGGGACTGCTCAAAAGGAAGCTCATCCAGAGGGGATGGCTGGGCTACGTTTATACCGCCGCCTCCCCGGGTGAAGTACTCGAAAGGATAAAGGAGAACCTGATAACGAGGATAAACGAACTCCAAAGGGAACTCGACGAGGGATCCCTGGACTAA